A part of Neodiprion pinetum isolate iyNeoPine1 chromosome 4, iyNeoPine1.2, whole genome shotgun sequence genomic DNA contains:
- the LOC124216628 gene encoding cadherin-AgCad1-like produces the protein MAAEVCLGLLISLAFCIGTTTASDWSTPPFVSPDPIDDAVTFSGYSSTQSQTNILLDEEVSYNVTIAQLAYTGTDTPTLGRFENSKSNLLLGAVFEQDAEGVWQLVITEAQDYETEAMQNYRFYVVAGDESHKIALNIQNIDDNAPVIQADGTSCSVEENWSGTTNCSFLVTDADGWIDEVTFAITATPTSGTGMFSMVTEAIASTTMQINAYLQVDEELDYETITMYLLVIVAEDGAGNQGSASYIVQVIDMPDEAPTWTNIFSAANIYEKSTNYFEVSAIDGDIGINADISYSITTADGQEEYFVVNSTSGEITINPIDRDTLATEVFRFTIVAYETLDESSSVNSTIIIIVEDINDHTPEIAPDELSISILEETYMTLSFNESITITDPDLAENAQFTVALTDESEVGWSSAFLIIPTSGYQSGVFTISVSNSSALDYEDEDWRSMTLQIVATEVANTSHIGVRNVTIELINWNDEYPIFEDSEMSVEVAEDVEMGYYIASMLATDRDVDDNVTHAIVSQRTLTIDAVTGNITTAQDAALDYETIPIVIVQVTATDLGSHVAYATLTINVIDVNDVPPTLTMPRTNPTIYEEGDTGEEVNTTITATDVDTDAYLVFSIDWDSSYAYKSGVIVDEDVYTGTLEIETSYPENSTLYAEATLVVAGRLDYEQFDVMYLTIIVTDETTVHNDNYTTALLTLRILDINDNAPIFDDYTAMSVTENQVTNTLIGNVYATDADGSGYNTVTYYIVPANDTAEDLVWINSTTGVIRVDTDGAIDAETYEYLYFTVYASDSLYNTSLDIEIYVTDLNDETPYLNTDEYNSTVYLREKSESETEIMTVFAGDDDRTSPYNNVSYLINSDYSSLLQYFSMGKYTGLLEVSLSDGYELDRDFGTSNFTVYLVLRDNYLDEDVIWNSNSITTSVNVILTDINDQIPELPDLSDPAATVSESTEAGTLVLTVVAEDYDEPNTDNSRVFYEILSVTPEDNSTVLDDDCAVPFMVETQNQTTALIYANCSLKGYYGTWAVELYAEDLGTDPSSQNDTRTYNIYIEDYNYNDPVITYPTANKSIRLSRTQTANSQLYSYDLSYLSDFTATDEDSGLSGTVTFALTGSDTAIEYFTLVSTGTYTAQLQLLTVPTDLEDNYTYEIEISVTDGGTPNRTTTQTNTVIFISTEGPEFSENDWTVWFKENTTGVGTSVTIPEATDMVNIDADEEDLVTIYYYFTSEDGDMSYFNLDSETRNMTLTTALDREEQETLSLFVVATTSSEGVPESPREAATLNITVIVVDVNDNPPTFESSAYYGGVSPEDEVDKVILTVVATDPDLNETLTYYMDDDSMSYSDDSISSITDPFILDSETGELTLQFVPLSTMAGYFDFTVTVHDAVNNTDTANIKVYVIAESNRVEFTFQNTVTELTEETAFVISSFTDAFGYICNIDYVTKALDDDEVTSLDNETVVTTHFINEDTNLPVTSDVIILASNDLQTITNLKVTLLTRSLILIDVPSSSSSTTDTVEYIIQSVLIVLCVLLFVCCIALLTAYIIKTKQLTDRLDKLAVTNFGSQNSGLNKIGAVPMTNKFALEGSNPMWNTQEKMPEDRISQYSNDSDLIGIENHPNFSYSNNGFSGENAWSEGPRESVNPVMNQFEARSDNRMPMFLQQNRNVPTTEL, from the exons ATGGCGGCCGAAGTGTGTCTCGGTCTGCTCATAAGCCTCGCATTCTGCATTGGAACAACTACGGCGT CTGACTGGAGCACTCCACCTTTCGTAAGTCCAGACCCCATCGACGATGCGGTTACCTTCTCAGGTTACAGTTCGACTCAGTCTCAGACGAACATTCTGCTGGACGAAGAAGTCAGCTACAATGTAACAATCGCACAGCTCGCTTATACAG GAACGGACACACCGACCTTGGGGAGATTCGAGAACAGCAAGAGTAACCTGCTCCTAGGAGCCGTCTTCGAACAGGACGCCGAGGGTGTGTGGCAGCTAGTAATCACCGAGGCCCAGGACTACGAAACAGAGGCGATGCAAAACTACAGGTTCTACGTTGTCGCTGGCGACGAAAGCCACAAGATCGCTCTCAACATTCAGAACATCGATGATAACGCTCCCGTTATACAAGCCGACGGCACGAGCTGCTCCGTCGAG GAGAACTGGAGCGGTACAACTAACTGCTCGTTTCTGGTCACGGATGCCGATGGGTGGATAGACGAAGTCACCTTTGCGATAACCGCGACT CCAACAAGTGGTACAGGTATGTTCAGTATGGTGACCGAAGCAATCGCATCGACAACCATGCAGATAAATGCTTACTTGCAAGTTGACGAAGAACTTGACTACGAAACTATCACCATGTACCTGCTGGTTATCGTCGCAGAG GACGGGGCAGGAAACCAGGGCAGTGCTTCTTACATCGTGCAAGTTATTGATATGCCGGATGAAGCACCGACATGGACGAACATATTCTCTGCGGCAAATATTTATGAGAAATCGACGAAT TATTTTGAAGTGTCAGCCATTGACGGTGACATCGGAATCAATGCGGATATAAGCTATTCGATCACCACAGCCGACG GACAAGAAGAGTACTTTGTGGTGAATTCGACGAGTGGAGAGATCACGATAAATCCAATTGACCGGGATACTTTGGCGACTGAAGTATTCAGGTTTACCATAGTAGCCTACGAAACTCTGGACGAGTCCTCGTCGGTCAATTCCacgatcatcatcatcgtcgagGATATAAACGATCATACGCCCGAAATTGCACCCGACGAACTATCCATATCAATCCTAGAGGAAACTTATATGACCCTTTCATTCAACGAGTCCATCACAATCACGGACCCAGATCTC GCTGAAAACGCTCAGTTTACCGTAGCGCTGACAGATGAGTCAGAGGTTGGATGGAGTTCGGCATTTTTGATCATACCAACGAGTGGGTACCAATCCGGTGTTTTCACCATATCTGTGTCAAATTCATCCGCGTTAGATTACGAGGATGAAGACTGGAGGAGCATGACTCTTCAG ATCGTCGCTACGGAAGTGGCAAACACTTCTCACATTGGTGTAAGAAACGTAACTATCGAGCTGATAAATTGGAACGACGAATACCCGATATTTGAAGATTCCGAAATGTCGGTAGAAGTTGCCGAAGACGTCGAAATGGGTTACTACATAGCCAGTATGCTTGCGACCGATCGCGACGTCGATGATAACGTTAC ACACGCGATTGTATCCCAGCGGACCTTGACCATCGACGCGGTAACAGGGAACATCACAACAGCCCAGGACGCAGCTTTGGATTACGAAACTATCCCCATCGTTATTGTCCAGGTCACAGCGACCGACCTTGGGAGTCACGTTGCTTATGCCACCCTTACGATAAATGTAATTGACGTGAACGACGTACCGCCAACGCTTACCATG CCAAGGACCAACCCGACAATATACGAGGAAGGGGATACCGGGGAAGAGGTGAACACAACGATCACCGCGACGGATGTCGACACTGACGCCTATCTCGTCTTCAGTATTGACTGGGACAGCTCGTACGCCTATAAGAGTGGCGTTATCGTTGACGAAGACGTTTACACGGG GACCTTGGAAATTGAGACCTCTTATCCAGAAAACAGCACCCTGTATGCCGAGGCGACGTTGGTGGTGGCCGGTAGACTAGACTACGAACAGTTTGACGTCATGTACCTCACGATTATCGTCACCGACGAGACGACGGTCCATAACGACAATTACACCACTG CGTTGCTAACCCTCCGCATCCTCGATATAAACGATAACGCTCCGATATTTGACGATTATACCGCGATGAGTGTTACTGAGAACCAGGTGACTAACACGCTGATTGGTAACGTTTATGCAACGGATGCTGATGGCTCTGGATACAACACTGTTACGTATTATATCGT GCCGGCAAACGATACCGCTGAAGATCTTGTCTGGATAAATTCTACCACTGGAGTGATAAGGGTAGATACGGATGGTGCCATCGATGCCGAGACCTACGAATATTTGTATTTCACTGTTTACGCATCCGACAGCCTTTACAACACTTCTCTGGAC ATCGAAATATACGTGACAGATTTGAACGATGAGACACCTTATTTGAACACTGACGAGTACAATAGCACGGTATATTTGAGGGAAAAATCGGAGAGTGAAACTGAGATAATGACTGTTTTTGCCGGAGATGACGACAGAACAT CTCCATACAACAATGTATCCTACCTGATCAACAGTGATTACAGTTCCCTATTGCAGTACTTCAGTATGGGGAAATACACCGGCCTCCTAGAGGTGTCATTGTCTGATGGATACGAACTCGATCGCGACTTTGGAACCTCGAATTTCACGGTCTATTTGGTTCTCAGAGATAACTACTTGGACGAGGACGTGATAT GGAATTCTAACTCAATAACGACAAGCGTCAACGTTATCCTTACGGATATCAATGATCAAATCCCGGAACTTCCTGACTTGTCTGATCCCGCGGCAACCGTTTCAGAAAGTACCGAGGCT GGCACTCTCGTTCTGACCGTAGTAGCCGAGGATTACGACGAACCAAATACGGATAATTCGAGAGTATTTTATGAGATACTCAGTGTCACGCCTGAAGATAATTCCACAGTGTTGGACGATGATTGCGCCGTACCGTTCATGGTTGAGACTCAAAATCAGACAACTGCGTTGATATATGCGAACTGCAGTTTGAAAGGCTACTATGGTACCTGGGCTGTTGAATTATAC GCCGAGGATTTAGGAACTGATCCTTCCTCGCAAAACGATACCAGAACGTACAACATTTACATCGAGGACTACAACTACAACGACCCAGTTATAACTTACCCGACTGCCAACAAAAGCATTCGACTCAGCCGG ACTCAAACGGCAAATTCACAACTGTATTCATACGACCTCAGTTATCTGAGTGACTTCACGGCCACTGATGAAGATAGTGGTCTCAGTGGTACCGTCACCTTTGCTCTCACCGGCTCGG ACACTGCCATTGAATACTTCACTCTTGTATCAACTGGCACTTATACCGCTCAGCTTCAGCTTTTAACGGTACCAACCGATCTCGAGGATAATTACACTTACGAG ATCGAGATATCTGTCACTGATGGTGGAACTCCGAATCGTACAACGACACAAACCAACACGGTAATCTTCATTTCAACGGAAGGCCCcgagttttctgaaaacgatTGGACCGTCTGGTTCAAAGAGAATACTACTGGCGTGGGAACTTCGGTCACTATACCGGAAGCTACGGATATGGTAAACATCGATGCGGACGAAGAAGACTTGGTCACCATCTACTACTACTTCACTAGCGAAG ACGGTGACATGTCGTATTTCAACTTGGATTCGGAAACAAGGAACATGACCTTGACCACCGCGTTGGATAGGGAAGAACAGGAAACTCTTTCACTGTTTGTCGTTGCGACAACAAGCAGCGAAGGAGTTCCCGAAAGTCCACGTGAGGCTGCCACGTTAAACATCACCGTGATA GTGGTCGATGTGAACGACAATCCTCCCACTTTTGAAAGCAGCGCTTATTACGGTGGTGTTTCACCGGAAGACGAGGTCGACAAAGTGATTCTTACCGTCGTG GCCACCGATCCCGATCTGAACGAAACGCTGACCTACTACATGGACGACGATTCCATGAGTTATTCAGATGACTCGATTTCCTCCATCACCGATCCATTCATTCTAGACAGTGAAACCGGCGAACTGACGCTCCAGTTTGTTCCGTTGTCCACCATGGCTGGGTACTTCGACTTTACTGTCACTGTTCATGACGCAG TCAATAATACCGATACCGCAAATATCAAAGTTTACGTGATCGCGGAGAGCAACCGAGTCGAATTCACCTTCCAAAACACGGTTACCGAACTGACCGAGGAAACGGCCTTC GTGATATCGTCGTTCACCGACGCGTTCGGATACATATGCAACATCGACTACGTGACGAAAGCTCTTGACGATGACGAGGTCACTAGTCTGGACAACGAAACAGTCGTTACCACCCACTTTATAAACGAGGACACCAATCTACCGGTCACGAGCGACGTTATCATCCT CGCGTCGAATGATCTCCAAACCATCACCAACCTGAAGGTCACCCTACTCACCAGATCGCTGATCCTGATCGACGTGCCTTCCAGCAGCTCCAGCACCACTGACACCGTCGAGTACATCATTCAATCAGTCCTCATAGTCCTCTGCGTCCTTCTATTCGTATGCTGCATAGCTCTTCTCACGGCCTACATCATCAAGACGAAACA GCTGACCGACCGGCTCGACAAACTGGCTGTTACTAACTTCGGCTCGCAGAATTCGGGATTGAACAAGATCGGAGCTGTTCCAATGACGAATAAGTTTGCTTTAGAAGGTTCGAATCCCATGTGGaatactcaggaaaaaatgcCCGAGGACAGGATCAG CCAGTACAGCAACGATTCGGACTTGATCGGGATTGAAAATCATCCGAATTTCTCATACTCCAACAACGGATTTTCAGGGGAAAACGCATGGTCCGAGGGACCGCGG GAAAGTGTCAACCCGGTAATGAATCAATTTGAGGCGAGGTCGGATAATCGAATGCCGATGTTTCTGCAGCAGAACAGAAACGTCCCCACGACGGAGCTGTGA